A genomic segment from Hypomesus transpacificus isolate Combined female chromosome 13, fHypTra1, whole genome shotgun sequence encodes:
- the si:ch73-103b11.2 gene encoding uncharacterized protein si:ch73-103b11.2 isoform X2 encodes MSSKDNPCRKFQANIFNKSKCQNCFKPRESHLLNDEDLNQAKPIYGGWLLLAPEGTNFDNPLHRSRKWQRRFFILYEHGLLRYALDEMPSTLPQGTINMNHCSDVVDGESRTGQKNSLCILTPEREHFIRAECREIINGWQEALTVYPRTNKQNQKKKRKVEPPTPQAGISPSRRFSTGDMNGHAEPGPAKMAVTSSSGSMGMGGGGSISCPPSSIASAERVQPSRASLWQEEARWARSSIPCSRSASCLSQLGQSLPAASPVDTRDDSSTLSSGRKVRVESGYFSLEKTKTEPPPLHLPLSSSSTTLLSTTTTASGAPQHRYSPSDSDSHLSSYPSPESLLPPSSLGAPLLSPSSSGALLSPCYSTISSSQSSLDSEPSSSAPSWDGRGGGGGGSAGSAVGGRAGRAGREYVALSDVPRARRLSHREAFRSDKKRQELRARTRSPGREEVARIFGEERSRSQVIGRFESVDGEEQMDTSTSTEPSSRSVSVQRQGRSEKRPLSCKQDMSLDAAYQRSVPDVSSSSLLNFRRAKSLDRRVTESSMAPDLLNFKKGWMTKLYEDGMWKKHWFVLTDQSLRYYRDSVAEEAADLDGEIDLSTCYDVTEFPVQRNYGFQILSKEGACTLSAMTSGIRRNWIQAIMKNVRPTIAPDVTRSLPEEKAKARVVLEPCLQPSLGPSPSSEAARVEVHTQRLADGVPASEPRKSRIRERRREGRSKTYDWSEFRPGQTGGETKMERADTAHLGPASSSSSNSSSSSSTSSLASSPVSTTSSAPTSSSVSAPPPPSQVSSSTPAEGVDLERVRRRDERRRCLQHSPNTVTVTMTTTLNAAVGLEPKTPEDQGKMEVDRPAALQPDPSGERAGRPPDVQVEIEQRWHQVETTPLREEKQVPIATTAGSSPDSPGLPPQDLTAMLDKELDQTQKELAKLQEQNSVLQEQLQDSRGRELNARDGYVLQSATTPSSSPQRAPWQHLHKLNQDLQIELEAQKRKQNLVQQQAQTLRRSYTEAQDAIGHHEGDIQTLQAKLSSAMAEILSSEQAVARMRNELKLEQERSREQEEDWGRSEATLRAQLRDSEDRLREVEASLLERSQALRHLERQQALQRDHLKEVQRLQERLQEVTARLSATEEGQALKEDRLRKEQRSLQEHHERERQVLVRRLAEVETGRQGLEEKLLEAEQQVGALLRGRRASGGVEGRQEVLRLKEELAQRTDMAETLRESVRRLEEEKDQLTCRCQELLNQISEADREVTKLQSRLETEESDYYTLEHSYERVSEEFQKISRVLRENEEEIRQTKEMYERLVERKEEDLKEALVKMAALGSSLEETEQKLYAREKLLSQVGQGCRTEPCSAEKDLQAKLVVAEDRIAELEQHLSALQLGYANLRIERQRDEVVAYARETTKESNATSASSSLTNTESLQTFGTGSDLKTFSDCEESQAKRPRIRFSSISCQKYIASEGLDMNQPDNPTSEICQDASHEIDAGFPPSEETANSSVTFQFCSDPEKFISIIHALESKLLATEAKLRDLTQKLERQQASPPAELPEEQDMGAELQDINTRFQHDEASHGSSSISASGSQICVANSEYVKALACVETSREKVNVILSLHSQGRTDSQLNALLDIENELVNATFYIRQGEKTLEARSSEIPHIQTQETLQCSSKDLDEETMHLFAKTLSFEAMVLNKMALMIGNPKSDLLQGLNEICQETENIRRSDGDCLAIVYADVLTRKLMLESAFWTEVDQMEPHCQRIPGDGTDVVRTTEESSSVDVNDTVIFNTCLKAELVYSVQNLKHFYEDKFKMLKRELAQAHNNLQQRELTLKEIIKASNNPDLENVIHEVSCGWNVGQEQVLSDSSPSELAPYMKQIEMEEAKDMAEDLVDRHLAGEAPSCSVDSIESLQVGQENLVAELRRQAAILHRFSELMESGGHNSGIANVIRKHTGHRTTPNLASSSLCMRDALIQAQVAYVACRLQADHQRDLVRCRQADQNMDALVQEHARSVNAIREGYEASLQEQHQGFTRTVSTLQEENQSLRGEVTQRMDQLSQQREQLGLLEERFQRETEELRQRHRLELSQAGQGLASTQLALMETTADSQRKLEVLLVDMDTMEERHEGHVRRLEEQYQGKIRELQQVHDEEIQKLHAYYMETIRCMQEREGGSTQNREGARTGSAAPPAEQTWPMEEEEEGKGEGGQTRKELDPMMVLKDRIQELETQMNTMRDELEHKHLEGDVASLREKYQRDFESLKATCERGFAAMEETHHKVIEDLQRQHQREVSKLLEDKERLLAEETAATIAAIEAMKNAHKEDMEKNQRSQLCGLNSDIDELRLQYEEELQSIHRELEVLSEQYSQKCLENAHLAQALEAERQALRQCQRENQELNGHNQELNNRLTVEITRMRSCFTGEMALSPLSKGKDLYELEVLLRIKESEIQYLKQEIHSLKDELQSALRDKKYATDKYKDIYTELSIVKAKADCDITKLKEKLLAATEALGDQNVDGGVAPGYDIMKSKSNPDFLKERSTLSRQIRGVRSKSLKEGLTVQERMKLFEAKDSRKI; translated from the exons cccagcacgTTACCCCAGGGCACCATCAACATGAACCACTGCTCCGACGTGGTGGACGGGGAGTCGCGCACGGGCCAGAAGAACTCTCTCTGCATCCTGACCCCGGAGAGGGAACACTTCATCCGGGCGGAGTGTCGCGAGATCATCAACGG GTGGCAGGAGGCTCTGACGGTCTATCCTCGGACCAACAAGCAGAACCAGAAGAAGAAACGCAAGGTggaaccccccaccccacag GCTGGAATATCTCCAAGTCGACGGTTTTCCACCGGGGACATGAACGGACATGCT GAGCCCGGCCCAGCCAAGATGGCGGTGACCAGCAGCAGCGGAAGcatggggatgggaggagggggcagcatCTCCTGCCCGCCCAGCAGCATCGCCAGCGCCGAGCGGGTCCAGCCCAGCCGGGCCAGCCTGTGGCAGGAGGAGGCCCGCTGGGCCCGCTCCAGCATCCCCTGCAGCCGTAGCGCGTCCTGCCTCAGCCAGCTGGGTCAGAGCCTGCCGGCCGCCAGCCCTGTGGACACCCGTGATG ACAGCAGCACCTTGAGCAGCGGTCGAAAGGTACGAGTGGAGAGCGGCTACTTCTCCTTGGAGAAAACCAAGACGGAGCCGCCCCCCCTGCAcctgcccctgtcctcctcctccaccaccctcctctccaccaccaccacagcctCAGGGGCCCCACAGCACAGGTACAGCCCCTCGGACTCCGACTCgcacctctcctcctacccctccccagagtccctcctccccccgtcctccctcggcgcccccctcctctctccctcctcctccggcgCCCTCCTGTCGCCTTGCTACTCCACCATCAGCTCCTCCCAGAGCTCGTTGGACTCAGAGCCCAGCAGCAGCGCCCCCAGCTGGGATGGACGTggcggcgggggcgggggcagcGCTGGCTCGGCCGTTGGAGGAAGGGCGGGCCGAGCGGGCAGGGAGTACGTGGCGCTGTCGGACGTGCCTCGGGCGAGGAGGCTGAGCCACCGCGAGGCGTTCCGCTCCGACAAGAAGCGCCAGGAGCTGAGGGCTCGCACACGCAGCCCCGGACGAGAGGAGGTGGCTCGGATATTTGGGGAGGAACGCAG TCGCTCGCAGGTGATTGGCCGGTTCGAGTCGGTGGATGGCGAGGAGCAGATGGACACCAGCACTTCCACGGAGCCCTCCTCCCGCAGCGTGTCCGTCCAGCGGCAGGGCCGCAGCGAGAAGCGCCCCCTGTCCTGCAAGCAG GATATGTCATTGGACGCTGCTTATCAACGCTCAGTTCCGGATGTGTCTAGCTCCTCCCTCTTGAACTTCCGCAGAGCCAAGTCGCTCGACCGCAGAGTGACCGAGTCTTCCATGGCG CCTGATCTGCTGAACTTCAAGAAAGGATGGATGACCAAGCTATATGAAGATGGCATG TGGAAGAAACACTGGTTTGTTCTGACTGACCAGAGCCTGAGATACTACAGAGATTCTGTAGCCGAGGAG GCTGCTGACCTGGACGGCGAGATCGACCTGTCCACCTGCTACGACGTCACCGAGTTTCCTGTCCAGAGAAACTACGGCTTCCAGATCCTT AGCAAGGAGGGGGCATGCACCCTATCGGCCATGACCTCCGGAATCCGCCGGAACTGGATTCAGGCCATCATGAAGAATGTGCGGCCCACCATCGCCCCTGACGTCACCCG CTCCCTACCAGAAGAGAAGGCCAAAGCGCGGGTGGTGTTGGAGCCTTgtctccagccctccctgggccccagccccagctccgaGGCTGCCCGGGTGGAGGTGCACACCCAGAGGCTTGCGGATGGCGTCCCCGCGTCGGAGCCACGCAAGAGTCGGATCCGAGAGCGACGGCGGGAAGGACGCTCCAAAACGTACGACTGGTCCGAGTTCCGACCGGGACAGACGGGGGGCGAGACGAAGATGGAGCGGGCGGACACGGCCCACCTCGGCcccgcctcttcctcctcctccaattcctcctcttcctcctccacctcttcactAGCTTCCTCCCCagtctccaccacctcctccgccCCGACGTCCTCCTCCGTCTCcgcccctcctccgccctcccaGGTTTCTTCGTCCACGCCGGCCGAGGGGGTGGACCTGGAGCGGGTGCGCCGGCGCGACGAGAGGAGGCGCTGTCTCCAGCACTCCCCCAACACGGTCACCGTAACCATGACCACCACGCTCAACGCCGCCGTGGGCTTGGAGCCGAAGACGCCCGAGGACCAGGGCAAGATGGAGGTGGACCGACCGGCCGCCCTGCAGCCAGACCCCAGCGGGGAAAGGGCGGGCCGGCCCCCTGACGTTCAGGTGGAGATCGAGCAGCGATGGCACCAGGTGGAAACAACGCCGCTTCGGGAGGAGAAGCAGGTGCCCATCGCCACCACGGCGGGCAGCTCCCCCGACTCTCCCGGACTGCCCCCGCAAGACCTAACCGCTATGCTTGACAAAGAG cTGGACCAAACACAGAAGGAGTtggccaagctgcaggagcAGAACAGTGTTCTCCAGGAGCAGTTACAGGACTccagggggagagagctgaACGCCAGGGATGGCTATGTGCTGCAG AGTGCCacaacaccctcctcctctccacaacGGGCACCATGGCAACACTTGCACAAGCTCAATCAAGACTTGCAGATTGAGCTGGAAGCCCAGAAGCGCAAGCAGAACCTGGTGCAGCAGCAGGCTCAAACTCTGAGGAGAAGCTACACTGAAGCCCAGGATGCCATTGGACACCACGAGGGCGACATCCAGACCCTTCAGGCTAAGCTTAGCTCCGCCATGGCTGAGATCCTGTCCAGCGAGCAGGCCGTGGCTCGCATGCGCAACGAGCTCAAGCTGGAGCAGGAACGCTCccgggagcaggaggaggactgggggcGCAGCGAGGCCACCCTCCGGGCCCAGCTGAGGGACAGTGAAGACAGGCTCCGCGAGGTGGAGGCCAGCCTCCTGGAGAGAAGCCAGGCTCTCCGGCACCTGGAGCGCCAGCAGGCCCTGCAGCGGGACCACCTGAAGGAGGTGCAGAGGCTCCaggagaggctgcaggaggtGACGGCGCGCCTCAGCGCGACAGAGGAGGGCCAAGCGCTGAAGGAGGACCGCCTGCGCAAGGAACAGCGTTCCCTCCAGGAGCACcacgaaagagagaggcaggtccTCGTGCGGAGGCTGGCCGAGGTCGAGACCGGGAGGCAGGGATTGGAGGAGAAGCTGCTGGAGGCCGAGCAGCAGGTGGGAGCCTTGCTGAGGGGAAGACGCGCCTCCGGAGGGGTAGAGGGGCGGCAGGAGGTGCTGCGGCTGAAGGAGGAACTGGCCCAGAGGACAGACATGGCGGAGACTCTGAGGGAGAGTGTCCGCAggttggaggaagagaaggaccAGCTCACCTGCCGCTGCCAGGAGCTGCTCAACCAGATCTCCGAGGCCGACCGCGAGGTGACCAAGCTCCAGAGCCGGCTGGAGACTGAGGAGTCGGACTACTACACGCTGGAGCACTCCTACGAGAGGGTGTCCGAGGAGTTCCAGAAGATCAGCCGCGTTCTGAGAGAGAACGAGGAGGAGATCCGGCAGACAAAGGAAATGTACGAAAGGCTGGTGGAGCGCAAAGAGGAGGACCTGAAGGAAGCCCTCGTGAAGATGGCCGCCTTGGGCAGCAGCTTGGAGGAGACGGAACAGAAGCTGTACGCCAGGGAGAAGCTCCTCTCTCAGGTGGGTCAAGGCTGTCGAACTGAGCCCTGCAGTGCTGAAAAAGACCTGCAGGCCAAGCTTGTGGTGGCGGAGGATCGCATCGCAGAGCTGGAGCAGCACCTCAGCGCCCTGCAGCTGGGCTACGCTAACCTTCGGATAGAACGGCAAAGGGACGAGGTGGTTGCCTATGCTCGGGAAACGACCAAGGAGAGCAACGccacctctgcctcctcttcgCTAACAAACACCGAGTCCCTCCAAACCTTCGGGACCGGGTCCGACCTGAAGACCTTTTCGGACTGCGAGGAGTCTCAAGCCAAGCGGCCGAGGATACGATTCTCCAGTATTTCGTGCCAAAAATACATTGCCTCCGAGGGTCTGGACATGAATCAGCCAGACAACCCCACCTCTGAAATCTGCCAAGATGCCAGCCATGAGATCGACGCAGGTTTCCCTCCTTCCGAGGAGACCGCCAATTCCAGTGTTACATTCCAGTTTTGTAGTGACCCAGAGAAGTTCATCTCAATCATACACGCCCTAGAGAGCAAGCTGCTGGCTACTGAGGCCAAGTTGAGGGACCTCACCCAGAAGCTTGAGCGACAGCAGGCCTCTCCACCAGCTGAGCTGCCAGAGGAACAAGACATGGGAGCAGAGCTCCAGGACATCAACACGAGGTTCCAGCATGACGAGGCATCACATGGTTCCTCTTCCATTTCTGCGTCAGGGTCTCAGATATGCGTTGCTAACAGTGAGTACGTCAAGGCCCTAGCCTGTGTGGAAACAAGCCGGGAGAAAGTCAATGTCATTCTCAGTCTTCATAGCCAAGGAAGGACAGACTCACAGCTCAATGCCCTGTTGGACATAGAGAATGAGTTGGTCAATGCAACGTTTTATATTAGACAGGGGGAAAAGACATTGGAAGCACGTTCATCGGAGATCCCACACATTCAAACCCAAGAGACCCTTCAGTGTAGCAGCAAAGACTTGGATGAGGAAACCATGCATCTCTTTGCCAAAACTCTGTCTTTTGAGGCGATGGTTTTGAACAAGATGGCTTTAATGATAGGGAATCCAAAGTCGGACCTCTTGCAAGGTCTCAACGAGATATGTCAGGAGACTGAGAACATCAGAAGAAGCGATGGGGATTGCTTGGCAATTGTGTATGCAGATGTCTTGACCAGGAAGTTGATGTTGGAGAGTGCCTTCTGGACAGAGGTGGATCAAATGGAACCTCACTGTCAGCGGATTCCAGGTGATGGCACAGATGTGGTCAGGACAACGGAGGAAAGCAGTTCTGTTGACGTAAACGATACTGTCATCTTTAACACCTGCTTGAAAGCTGAACTAGTGTACTCTGTTCAGAACCTGAAGCACTTTTATGAGGATAAGTTCAAAATGCTCAAAAGGGAATTAGCCCAGGCTCACAATAACCTGCAGCAAAGGGAACTTACACTAAAAGAGATAATCAAAGCTTCTAATAATCCTGATTTGGAAAATGTAATTCATGAAGTTAGCTGTGGGTGGAACGTTGGTCAAGAGCAGGTTTTATCTGATAGTAGTCCTTCTGAACTTGCTCCCTACATGAAGCAGATTGAAATGGAAGAGGCCAAAGACATGGCGGAGGATCTTGTAGATAGGCATTTAGCTGGAGAGGCGCCATCTTGTAGTGTCGACTCTATCGAGTCTCTGCAAGTCGGCCAAGAGAACCTCGTTGCAGAACTAAGGAGACAGGCAGCCATCCTCCACAGATTTTCTGAACTGATGGAGAGTGGAGGCCACAATTCTGGCATAGCCAATGTTATTCGAAAGCACACAGGGCACCGAACTACTCCCAACTTGGCCAGTAGCTCCCTGTGCATGCGTGATGCCCTCATCCAGGCCCAGGTTGCCTATGTGGCCTGCAGACTTCAAGCTGACCACCAGCGGGACTTGGTCCGTTGTCGACAAGCAGACCAAAACATGGACGCCCTGGTCCAAGAGCACGCCCGCAGCGTGAATGCCATCCGTGAGGGCTACGAGGCGTCCCTGCAGGAGCAGCACCAAGGCTTCACCCGCACCGTGTCCACGCTCCAGGAGGAGAACCAGAGCCTGCGGGGAGAGGTCACCCAACGCATGGACCAGCTCTCCCAGCAGCGGGAGCAACTTGGCCTCCTGGAGGAACGCTTCcagagggagacggaggagcTGAGGCAGAGGCACCGTCTGGAGCTCAGCCAGGCAGGGCAAGGCCTGGCTTCCACCCAGCTGGCCCTGATGGAGACAACCGCTGACAGCCAGCGGAAGCTGGAGGTCCTGCTTGTTGACATGGACACCATGGAAGAGCGGCACGAGGGGCACGTGAGGAGACTGGAGGAGCAGTACCAGGGCAAGATCAGAGAGCTGCAGCAGGTACACGACGAAGAGATCCAGAAACTCCATGCCTACTACATGGAGACGATCCGTTGCATGCAAGAACGAGAAGGTGGTTCGACTCAGAACCGAGAAGGCGCTCGGACTGGAAGCGCTGCCCCGCCCGCTGAGCAAACGTGGCcaatggaggaagaggaggagggtaaaggggaggggggtcagaccAGGAAGGAGCTGGACCCCATGATGGTCCTGAAGGACAGAATCCAGGAGCTGGAGACCCAGATGAATACCATGAGGGACGAGCTAGAGCACAAACACCTGGAAGGAGACGTGGCCAGCCTGAGGGAAAAATACCAGAGAGACTTTGAGAGTCTTAAG GCCACGTGTGAGCGAGGCTTTGCTGCCATGGAAGAGACCCACCATAAAGTCATCGAGGACCTTCAGCGGCAGCACCAGAGGGAGGTGTCCAAGCTCCTGGAGGACAAAGAGAGGCTGCTGGCTGAGGAAACTGCTGCCACTATTGCTG CTATTGAAGCTATGAAGAATGCACATAaagaggacatggagaagaaccAGAGGTCCCAGCTGTGTGGACTGAACTCTGACATTGACGAGCTACGCTTACAATACGA GGAGGAGTTGCAGTCCATCCACAGGGAGCTGGAGGTGCTGTCGGAGCAGTACTCCCAGAAGTGCCTGGAGAACGCCCACCTGGCCCAGGcgctggaggcagagaggcaggcccTCCGccagtgtcagagagagaaccaggagCTCAACGGACACAACCAG GAGCTGAACAACCGTCTGACAGTAGAGATCACACGCATGCGCTCTTGCTTCACTGGGGAAATGGCCCTTTCGCCCCTCAGCAAGGGAAAGGACCTCTATGAGTTGGAG GTGTTGCTACGAATCAAGGAGTCGGAAATCCAGTATCTTAAACAGGAAATTCATTCGCTAAAAGATGAACTTCAGTCTGCTTTACGA GACAAGAAATATGCCACAGACAAGTACAAGGACATCTACACTGAGCTAAGCATTGTGAAGGCCAAGGCTGACTGTGACATCACCAAGCTGAAGGAGAAACTATTGGCTGCCACAGAAGCCCTAGGGGATCAGAATGTTGATGGAGGTGTTGCCCCTGGATACG ATATCATGAAATCAAAAAGTAATCCAGATTTTCTGAAGGAGAGATCAACTCTCTCACGGCAGATCCGAGGAGTAAGGTCAAAG AGTCTAAAAGAGGGACTAACGGTTCAGGAACGCATGAAGTTATTTGAGGCTAAAGATTCTAGAAAGATTTGA